In one window of Nocardiopsis aegyptia DNA:
- a CDS encoding ATP-binding cassette domain-containing protein: MADTHDTIQVRGARENNLADVSLDLPKRRLSVFTGLSGSGKSSLVFGTIAAESQRLINETYSTFVQGFMPSLGRPDVDSLRNLSAAIIVDQERMGANSRSTVGTATDAAAMLRIVFSRAGTPRLEPSSVFSFNTSEGMCPECEGLGRTDQIDLDELFDRDLSLNEGAISVPGFAVGNWYWQVMADSGLLDADRRLRDYTPEEWETFLHRGATKVKVGNHSFNYEGLLVKVRRTILSKDRDAMQPHLRAFVDRAVTFSTCPACEGSRLNAEARSVTVEGRTIAECSAMQINDLARFVRTIDEPSVKPLVDNLGHTLDSLVEVGLGYLSLDRESGTLSGGEAQRVKMVRHLGSSLSDVTYVFDEPTVGLHPHDIERMNNLLLSLRDNGNTVLVVEHKPETIAIADHVVDLGPGAGPDGGRVMYTGDVAGLRDSDTLTGRHLDHRVSLRERIREPRGSIPIRGANTHNLRDVDADVPLGVLTVVTGVAGSGKSSLIHGTLPGREDVVVVDQSPIRGSRRSNPATYTGLLDPIRTAFARANNVKASLFSANSEGACPECKGAGVIYTDLAMMAGVASTCEKCEGRRFRAEVLTHELRGRNISQVLAMSVEEARDFFPGGNARTILNRLHDVGLGYLGLGQPLTTLSGGERQRLKLAISMAREAAVYVMDEPTTGLHLADVDRLLALLDRLVDDGNTVVVIEHHQAVMAHADHIIDLGPGAGHDGGRVVFAGTPADLVADGDTLTARHLRTYLGM; the protein is encoded by the coding sequence ATGGCGGACACCCACGACACCATCCAGGTCAGAGGGGCCAGGGAGAACAACCTCGCCGACGTGTCACTGGATCTCCCCAAGCGCCGGCTGAGCGTCTTCACCGGCCTCTCCGGCTCCGGGAAGTCCTCGCTCGTCTTCGGCACCATCGCCGCCGAGTCCCAGCGGCTCATCAACGAGACCTACAGCACCTTCGTCCAGGGCTTCATGCCCAGCCTGGGGCGGCCGGACGTGGACAGCCTGCGCAACCTGAGCGCCGCCATCATCGTCGACCAGGAGCGGATGGGCGCCAACTCCCGCTCCACGGTCGGTACCGCCACGGACGCGGCCGCCATGCTGCGCATCGTCTTCAGCCGCGCCGGGACCCCGCGCCTGGAGCCCTCCAGCGTGTTCAGCTTCAACACCTCCGAGGGCATGTGCCCCGAGTGCGAGGGGCTGGGCCGCACCGACCAGATCGACCTGGACGAGCTCTTCGACCGCGACCTGTCGCTCAACGAGGGCGCCATCAGCGTCCCCGGCTTCGCCGTCGGCAACTGGTACTGGCAGGTCATGGCCGACTCCGGGCTGCTGGACGCCGACCGCAGGCTGCGCGACTACACCCCCGAGGAGTGGGAGACCTTCCTGCACCGGGGCGCCACCAAGGTCAAGGTCGGCAACCACTCCTTCAACTACGAGGGCCTCCTGGTCAAGGTGCGCCGCACGATCCTGTCCAAGGACCGCGACGCCATGCAGCCCCACCTGCGTGCGTTCGTGGACCGGGCCGTGACCTTCTCCACCTGCCCCGCGTGCGAGGGCTCGCGCCTGAACGCCGAGGCCCGGTCGGTCACGGTCGAGGGGCGCACCATCGCCGAGTGCTCGGCCATGCAGATCAACGACCTCGCCCGCTTCGTCCGGACCATCGACGAACCCTCCGTCAAACCGCTCGTGGACAACCTCGGCCACACCCTCGATTCGCTGGTGGAGGTGGGCCTGGGGTACCTGAGCCTGGACCGGGAGTCGGGCACGCTCTCCGGCGGCGAGGCGCAGCGGGTCAAGATGGTCCGCCACCTGGGCTCCAGCCTCAGCGACGTCACCTACGTCTTCGACGAGCCCACCGTGGGGCTGCACCCCCACGACATCGAGCGGATGAACAACCTGCTGCTGAGCCTGCGCGACAACGGCAACACCGTCCTGGTCGTGGAGCACAAGCCCGAGACCATCGCGATCGCCGACCACGTCGTGGACCTGGGGCCGGGCGCGGGCCCCGACGGCGGGCGCGTCATGTACACGGGCGACGTGGCGGGCCTGCGCGACTCCGACACGCTCACCGGCCGCCACCTGGACCACCGCGTGTCACTGCGGGAGCGGATCCGTGAGCCCCGCGGGTCCATCCCCATCCGGGGGGCGAACACCCACAACCTCCGCGACGTCGACGCCGACGTGCCCCTGGGGGTGCTCACCGTGGTCACCGGCGTGGCCGGCTCCGGAAAGAGTTCCCTCATCCACGGGACGCTGCCCGGCCGCGAGGACGTGGTGGTCGTCGACCAGTCGCCGATCCGCGGGTCGCGCCGCTCCAACCCGGCCACCTACACCGGCCTGCTCGACCCCATCCGCACGGCCTTCGCCCGTGCCAACAACGTCAAGGCCTCGCTGTTCAGCGCCAACTCCGAGGGGGCCTGCCCCGAGTGCAAGGGCGCCGGGGTCATCTACACCGACCTGGCGATGATGGCCGGGGTCGCGTCCACGTGCGAGAAGTGCGAGGGGCGCCGGTTCCGCGCCGAGGTCCTGACCCACGAGCTGCGCGGCCGCAACATCAGCCAGGTGCTGGCGATGTCGGTGGAGGAGGCGCGCGACTTCTTCCCCGGCGGGAACGCGCGCACCATCCTGAACCGGCTGCACGACGTGGGGCTGGGCTACCTCGGGCTGGGCCAGCCGCTGACCACGCTCTCGGGCGGTGAGCGCCAGCGGCTCAAGCTCGCGATCAGCATGGCCCGCGAGGCGGCGGTCTACGTCATGGACGAGCCCACGACCGGCCTGCACCTGGCCGACGTGGACCGGCTCCTGGCGCTGCTGGACCGCCTGGTCGACGACGGCAACACGGTGGTGGTCATCGAACACCACCAGGCCGTGATGGCGCACGCCGACCACATCATCGACCTCGGCCCGGGGGCCGGGCACGACGGCGGACGCGTGGTCTTCGCCGGCACGCCCGCCGACCTGGTGGCGGACGGTGACACCCTCACCGCCCGCCACCTGCGCACCTACCTGGGCATGTAG
- a CDS encoding DUF4287 domain-containing protein, giving the protein MTRQKSFKQRVRARMDKTGESYTAARAHLVGRDGEPPAPDPATAAPAAERPARSGAAIPPTTAAISSRVSDEALLRTTGRGYDQWFDLLDAWGATDRTHTEMAAWLVDEHGVGGWWAQTVTVAYEQARGLRVPGQKKDGFACSASRTVDVPAERVFAAVTEEAERGRWLPDHAFAVRTANAPKRLRADFEGGTRLAFEFTAKGPAKTTVAVEHSRLADADRAAEAKTMWRERLSRLKALLEQGPS; this is encoded by the coding sequence ATGACCAGGCAGAAGTCCTTCAAGCAGCGCGTACGCGCCCGGATGGACAAGACCGGGGAGAGCTACACCGCCGCGCGCGCCCACCTTGTCGGCCGCGACGGGGAGCCGCCCGCCCCGGATCCCGCGACCGCCGCTCCCGCGGCCGAGCGCCCGGCGCGGAGCGGAGCCGCGATTCCACCGACGACCGCGGCGATCAGCAGCCGCGTCTCCGACGAGGCCCTGCTCCGCACCACCGGGCGCGGCTACGACCAGTGGTTCGACCTGCTCGACGCCTGGGGCGCCACCGACCGGACCCACACCGAGATGGCCGCGTGGCTGGTCGACGAGCACGGGGTCGGCGGTTGGTGGGCCCAGACCGTCACCGTCGCCTACGAACAGGCGCGCGGGCTGCGCGTCCCCGGCCAGAAGAAGGACGGGTTCGCCTGCAGCGCGAGCAGGACCGTCGACGTCCCCGCCGAGCGGGTCTTCGCGGCCGTGACCGAGGAGGCCGAGCGCGGGCGCTGGCTGCCGGACCACGCGTTCGCCGTGCGCACGGCGAACGCGCCCAAGCGGCTGCGCGCGGACTTCGAGGGCGGCACCCGGCTGGCCTTCGAGTTCACCGCCAAGGGCCCGGCCAAGACCACGGTCGCGGTCGAGCACTCCAGGCTCGCCGACGCCGACCGGGCCGCCGAGGCCAAGACGATGTGGCGGGAGCGGCTGAGCCGGCTCAAGGCCCTGCTGGAGCAGGGCCCGAGCTGA
- the crcB gene encoding fluoride efflux transporter CrcB, which translates to MSLVAASVAAGSALGAVSRFLIDLALRSRGETVLPWGTLTVNTTGSLLLGLVLAASASGALPGTATAALGTGFCGALTTFSTLGYETLLLAESGARAHAVLYVALTVVAGLAAATLGWTAGLAVLG; encoded by the coding sequence GTGAGCCTGGTCGCGGCCTCCGTGGCGGCGGGATCGGCGCTGGGCGCCGTCAGCCGCTTCCTCATCGACCTGGCCCTCAGGTCCCGCGGCGAGACCGTCCTGCCGTGGGGCACCCTCACCGTCAACACCACCGGCTCACTGCTCCTCGGCCTGGTTCTGGCCGCCTCGGCGTCGGGCGCCCTCCCGGGAACGGCGACCGCCGCACTGGGCACCGGATTCTGCGGTGCGCTGACCACCTTCAGCACGCTCGGCTACGAAACCCTGCTCCTGGCCGAGTCCGGAGCCCGCGCCCACGCGGTGCTCTACGTGGCCCTGACCGTCGTGGCGGGGCTGGCCGCCGCGACCCTGGGCTGGACCGCGGGGCTGGCCGTGCTGGGCTGA
- the crcB gene encoding fluoride efflux transporter CrcB, whose amino-acid sequence MTGPSRWRGTGDTLLAIAAGGALGGSARYALLLLVPHTGAGFPWATFSANVTGSFAMGVLAVLVSRAVRPHRLVRPFLGVGVLGGFTTFSTYAVDTLGLVGAGTAGTALVYLAATLVGALAAVWAGAALARALTDRSWGARA is encoded by the coding sequence TTGACCGGCCCATCGAGGTGGCGCGGTACCGGGGACACCCTGCTGGCCATCGCCGCGGGCGGTGCCCTGGGCGGCAGCGCCCGCTACGCCCTGCTCCTCCTGGTACCGCACACCGGAGCCGGATTCCCCTGGGCGACCTTCTCCGCGAACGTCACCGGCTCCTTCGCCATGGGCGTCCTGGCGGTCCTGGTCTCCCGGGCGGTGCGTCCGCACCGGCTCGTCCGCCCCTTCCTCGGCGTGGGCGTCCTGGGCGGCTTCACGACCTTCTCCACCTACGCCGTGGACACCCTCGGCCTGGTCGGGGCCGGAACCGCCGGCACGGCGCTCGTGTACCTGGCGGCCACGCTGGTCGGCGCCCTCGCGGCCGTGTGGGCGGGCGCCGCCCTCGCCCGAGCCCTGACCGACCGGTCCTGGGGAGCGCGAGCGTGA
- a CDS encoding ABC transporter ATP-binding protein: protein MSMEMAAWNSIYHAMHAREDQRPFSLPVLRRIAAFARPHARHLVWFLALSVASAVLAVASPLLAGRVVNTIVDGGALRPVLLLAGLIAAVAVAEAALGLIVRWLSARVGEGLILDLRTTVYDHIQRMPVAFFTRTRTGALVSRLNNDVIGAQRAFSDVLSGVISNLVTLVLALAVMVALSWQITLLALLLLPVFVLPARRMGARLARIERERTIHNAAMGTQMTERFSAPGATLVKLFGRPLEESAEFARRAGRVRDIGVRTAMVQEVFFTALTLVSALALALVYGLGGFYALRGQLDAGTVVSMGMLLTRLYAPLTALAGARVEVMSALVSFSRVFEVLDLRPLVDEKPEAGSVPEGPAALEFEHVEFSYPTADKVSLASLEEVAVLDTADHGPVLRDVSFRIEPGQTVALVGSSGAGKSTIAQLAPRLYDADAGTVRLGGVDVRDLGFDSIRATLGMVTQDGHLFHESIRANLSLGRPDATDDEIWDALRRARLDDLVAALPDGLDTVVGERGYRFSGGERQRLTIARLLITGPEVVILDEATSALDSTSEAAVQAALTEALHGRTALVIAHRLSTVRAADAILVVEAGRIVERGTHTELLARDGRYAQLYRTQFATGDPEPVAARPVAEKPVAAR, encoded by the coding sequence ATGAGCATGGAAATGGCCGCGTGGAACTCCATCTACCACGCGATGCACGCCCGGGAGGACCAGCGCCCCTTCTCCCTCCCCGTCCTACGGCGGATCGCCGCCTTCGCCCGCCCCCACGCACGCCACCTGGTCTGGTTCCTGGCGCTGAGCGTGGCGAGCGCCGTCCTGGCCGTGGCCTCCCCGCTCCTGGCCGGGCGGGTCGTCAACACCATCGTCGACGGCGGTGCGCTGCGCCCCGTCCTCCTCCTGGCCGGGCTCATCGCCGCCGTGGCCGTCGCCGAGGCCGCGCTCGGCCTCATCGTCCGGTGGCTGTCGGCCCGCGTCGGCGAGGGCCTCATCCTGGACCTGCGCACCACCGTCTACGACCACATCCAGCGCATGCCGGTCGCCTTCTTCACCCGCACCCGCACCGGCGCCCTGGTCAGCCGGCTCAACAACGACGTCATCGGCGCCCAGCGCGCCTTCAGCGACGTGCTCTCCGGCGTGATCAGCAACCTGGTCACCCTCGTCCTGGCCCTGGCCGTCATGGTCGCGCTGTCCTGGCAGATCACCCTGCTCGCGCTCCTGCTGCTGCCCGTGTTCGTCCTGCCCGCCCGGCGCATGGGCGCCCGGCTGGCCAGGATCGAACGCGAACGCACCATCCACAACGCCGCCATGGGCACGCAGATGACCGAGCGTTTCTCCGCCCCCGGCGCCACCCTCGTCAAACTCTTCGGCCGGCCCCTCGAGGAGTCCGCCGAGTTCGCCCGCCGCGCCGGCCGCGTCCGCGACATCGGCGTGCGCACCGCGATGGTCCAGGAGGTCTTCTTCACCGCCCTGACCCTGGTCTCCGCGCTCGCCCTCGCCCTGGTCTACGGCCTGGGCGGCTTCTACGCCCTGCGCGGCCAGCTCGACGCGGGCACCGTCGTGTCCATGGGCATGCTCCTGACCCGCCTGTACGCACCGCTGACCGCCCTGGCCGGCGCCCGCGTCGAGGTGATGAGCGCCCTGGTCAGCTTCAGCCGGGTCTTCGAGGTCCTGGATCTTCGGCCGCTCGTGGACGAGAAGCCCGAGGCGGGCTCGGTGCCCGAGGGCCCCGCCGCCCTGGAGTTCGAGCACGTCGAGTTCTCCTACCCCACCGCCGACAAGGTCTCGCTCGCCTCCCTGGAGGAGGTCGCCGTCCTGGACACCGCCGACCACGGCCCCGTGCTGCGCGACGTGTCCTTCCGCATCGAACCCGGCCAGACCGTCGCGTTGGTCGGATCCTCCGGTGCGGGCAAGTCCACCATCGCCCAGCTGGCTCCCCGCCTGTACGACGCCGACGCCGGCACCGTGCGCCTGGGCGGCGTGGACGTGCGCGACCTGGGCTTCGACTCCATCCGCGCGACCCTGGGCATGGTCACCCAGGACGGCCACCTCTTCCACGAGAGCATCCGCGCCAACCTGAGCCTGGGCCGCCCCGACGCCACCGACGACGAGATCTGGGACGCCCTGCGCCGCGCCCGCCTGGACGACCTCGTCGCCGCCCTGCCCGACGGCCTGGACACCGTCGTCGGCGAACGCGGCTACCGCTTCTCCGGTGGCGAGCGCCAGCGGCTGACCATTGCCCGCCTGCTCATCACCGGCCCCGAGGTCGTCATCCTCGACGAGGCGACCTCCGCGTTGGACTCCACGTCCGAGGCCGCCGTCCAGGCCGCCCTCACCGAGGCCCTGCACGGCCGCACGGCACTGGTCATCGCCCACCGGCTCTCCACGGTCCGCGCCGCCGACGCCATCCTCGTCGTCGAGGCCGGACGGATCGTCGAGCGCGGCACCCACACCGAACTGCTCGCCCGGGACGGCCGCTACGCGCAGCTGTACCGGACCCAGTTCGCCACCGGCGACCCCGAACCCGTCGCCGCGCGGCCCGTCGCTGAGAAGCCGGTCGCCGCGCGCTGA
- a CDS encoding EamA family transporter, whose product METSTRGAGRSAGVALMLAGGLSNQVGAATGALAFGVIGPTGVVAVRQWVAAIVLLSVGRPRLRSFTRAQWWPVLGLAAVFATMNLTLYLSIDRIGLGLAVTLEFLGPLAVALAASRRSTDLLCALAAAGAVAVLMRPQPTTDHIGIALGLAAAACWAAYILLNRTVGRRLPGAEGSAAAALVSGLLFVPVGAVVFVHHTPTTGALACAAAAGVLSSAVPFLVDLLALRRVPARFFGLFMSVHPVLASLVGLVVLGQVLSTVEWLAVAAIVGANAVSVLSAAPRRTRAAAPTPERGMRTEPGS is encoded by the coding sequence ATGGAGACTTCGACGCGGGGTGCGGGACGGTCGGCCGGCGTGGCCCTGATGCTGGCCGGTGGACTGTCGAACCAGGTCGGCGCCGCCACGGGCGCGCTCGCCTTCGGGGTGATCGGCCCCACCGGGGTGGTCGCGGTCCGCCAGTGGGTCGCCGCAATCGTGCTGCTGTCGGTGGGGCGGCCGCGCCTGAGGTCGTTCACCCGGGCCCAGTGGTGGCCGGTCCTGGGCCTGGCCGCCGTGTTCGCGACGATGAACCTCACGCTGTACCTGTCGATCGACCGCATCGGCCTGGGGCTGGCGGTGACCCTGGAGTTCCTGGGTCCGCTGGCGGTGGCCCTCGCGGCCTCCCGCCGCTCGACCGACCTATTGTGCGCGCTGGCGGCGGCCGGGGCGGTGGCCGTGCTCATGCGCCCCCAGCCCACCACCGACCACATCGGTATCGCCCTGGGCCTGGCGGCCGCGGCGTGCTGGGCGGCCTACATCCTGCTGAACCGGACGGTGGGCCGGCGGCTGCCGGGTGCGGAGGGCTCGGCGGCGGCCGCGCTCGTGTCCGGACTGCTGTTCGTGCCGGTGGGCGCCGTGGTGTTCGTCCACCACACCCCGACCACGGGCGCGCTGGCCTGCGCCGCCGCGGCCGGTGTGCTGTCCTCGGCGGTGCCCTTCCTGGTGGACCTGCTGGCGCTGCGCCGCGTCCCCGCCCGGTTCTTCGGGCTGTTCATGAGCGTGCACCCCGTCCTGGCCTCGCTGGTGGGGCTGGTGGTCCTGGGGCAGGTGCTGAGCACGGTCGAGTGGCTGGCGGTGGCGGCCATCGTGGGGGCGAACGCGGTGAGCGTGCTCTCCGCGGCGCCCCGCCGGACCAGGGCGGCGGCTCCGACGCCGGAGCGGGGAATGCGCACCGAACCCGGAAGTTGA
- a CDS encoding LysR family transcriptional regulator → MDVELRHLRCLVAVVDAGTFTDAALDLGVSQAAVSRNVAALERILGVRLLHRTSREVAPTTAGVQVLARARHLLAGADDLVREAVSGHTRLRMGHAWSAMGRHTARFQRRWTERYPDIDLQLVRTNSPTGGLVEGLCDIAVVRAPVDDRRLEGATVGHERRYCALAADDPWARRRSLTLAQVAERVLLVDRRTGTTTLDLWPRDGRPAVEHTGDIDDWLSAITAGRGVGMTPESTVTQYRRDGVVFRAVRDAPSVPVRLLWRRHDPHPATHGAVALLTELYRGR, encoded by the coding sequence ATGGATGTCGAACTGCGCCACCTGCGCTGCCTGGTCGCCGTCGTGGACGCCGGCACCTTCACCGACGCCGCGCTCGACCTCGGCGTCTCCCAGGCGGCGGTCTCGCGCAACGTGGCCGCCCTGGAACGGATCCTGGGCGTGCGCCTGCTGCACCGCACCAGCCGGGAGGTCGCCCCGACCACGGCGGGCGTGCAGGTCCTGGCCCGCGCGCGGCACCTGCTGGCGGGCGCCGACGACCTCGTGCGCGAGGCGGTCTCCGGGCACACCCGGCTGCGGATGGGGCACGCGTGGTCGGCGATGGGGCGCCACACCGCCCGGTTCCAGCGCCGGTGGACCGAGCGCTACCCGGACATCGACCTTCAGCTCGTCCGCACCAACTCACCGACCGGGGGACTGGTCGAGGGGCTGTGCGACATCGCGGTCGTGCGGGCCCCGGTGGACGACCGCCGGCTGGAGGGGGCCACCGTCGGCCACGAGAGGCGCTACTGCGCCCTGGCCGCCGACGACCCCTGGGCCCGGCGGCGCTCCCTGACCCTGGCCCAGGTCGCCGAGCGGGTCCTGCTGGTCGACCGCCGCACCGGGACGACCACCCTGGACCTGTGGCCGCGGGACGGGCGGCCCGCCGTGGAGCACACCGGCGACATCGACGACTGGCTGTCCGCGATCACCGCGGGGCGCGGTGTGGGCATGACACCGGAGAGCACGGTCACGCAGTACCGGCGCGACGGGGTGGTCTTCCGCGCGGTGCGCGACGCCCCGTCGGTTCCGGTGCGCCTGCTGTGGCGGCGCCACGACCCCCACCCGGCCACCCACGGGGCCGTCGCGCTGCTCACGGAGCTGTACCGGGGGCGGTGA
- a CDS encoding sensor domain-containing protein, which produces MDTTDTPFARIAAETRYVLLGFPLAVVSFAVVLAGLAAGAGSSAAVVGLFVLVGTLHIARGTSHVDRVRLADVLGRPVERRPYRSAAPGAGPVRRALTPLSCPQSWLDALYAVVRLPVSVVAFALTVTWWAGALGGLLHPVWGWSLYTVPGYTDVGSHVLPESPVLATTVIHMVAGALFTLTAPLVVRACAQAETGLARAVLLAPEDAGVRVRATDTATSTDAPPRVPSSV; this is translated from the coding sequence ATGGACACGACCGACACACCGTTCGCCCGCATCGCCGCGGAGACCCGCTACGTACTTCTGGGCTTCCCCCTGGCCGTGGTCTCCTTCGCCGTGGTCCTGGCGGGGCTCGCCGCGGGCGCGGGCTCGTCCGCCGCCGTCGTGGGCCTGTTCGTCCTGGTCGGCACGCTCCACATCGCCCGTGGGACTTCCCACGTCGACCGGGTGCGCCTGGCCGACGTGCTGGGGCGGCCGGTCGAGCGCCGCCCCTACCGCTCGGCCGCGCCCGGAGCCGGCCCCGTGCGCCGAGCGCTGACCCCGCTCTCGTGCCCGCAGAGCTGGCTGGACGCCCTGTACGCCGTCGTGCGCCTCCCCGTCTCGGTGGTCGCGTTCGCCCTCACCGTCACCTGGTGGGCCGGGGCCCTGGGCGGTCTGCTCCACCCCGTCTGGGGATGGTCGCTCTACACCGTTCCCGGCTACACCGACGTGGGCAGCCACGTCCTGCCCGAGTCCCCGGTCCTGGCCACCACCGTGATCCACATGGTGGCGGGCGCGCTGTTCACCCTGACCGCGCCGCTGGTGGTGCGCGCCTGCGCCCAGGCCGAGACCGGGCTGGCCCGCGCCGTCCTGCTGGCCCCCGAGGACGCCGGTGTGCGCGTGCGCGCCACCGACACGGCCACGTCGACCGACGCTCCGCCGCGCGTGCCCAGCTCCGTCTGA
- a CDS encoding GNAT family N-acetyltransferase → MTSSHHDQDRPEPAYRDAAPADVPALVDLVNACYRGDSSRQGWTTEAHLLDGQRVDAEGVRALLDRADTRLLVAEVGGDLVACCELRRDGEDAYFGMFSVRPGRQGGGLGRIVLAEAERSAVAGWGSRRMRMKVIRQRAELIAWYERRGYKATGHTEPFPYGDESFGLPKRSDLEFVELVKDLPVGVA, encoded by the coding sequence GTGACGAGCAGCCACCACGACCAGGACCGGCCGGAACCGGCCTACCGCGACGCCGCACCCGCCGACGTGCCCGCCCTGGTGGACCTGGTCAACGCCTGCTACCGCGGCGACTCCTCCAGGCAGGGCTGGACCACCGAGGCCCACCTGCTGGACGGCCAGCGTGTGGACGCCGAGGGCGTCCGGGCCCTGCTGGACCGCGCGGACACCCGGCTGCTGGTCGCCGAGGTCGGCGGCGACCTCGTGGCGTGCTGCGAGCTGCGCCGCGACGGGGAGGACGCCTACTTCGGCATGTTCTCGGTGCGCCCCGGGCGACAGGGCGGGGGCCTGGGCCGGATCGTGCTCGCCGAGGCCGAGCGCTCCGCCGTGGCCGGGTGGGGCAGCCGCCGCATGCGGATGAAGGTGATCCGCCAGCGCGCCGAGCTCATCGCCTGGTACGAGCGGCGCGGCTACAAGGCCACGGGCCACACCGAGCCCTTCCCCTACGGCGACGAGTCCTTCGGTCTGCCCAAGCGATCCGACCTGGAGTTCGTCGAGCTCGTCAAGGACCTGCCGGTCGGCGTCGCGTGA
- a CDS encoding MarR family winged helix-turn-helix transcriptional regulator, which yields MSDLPIGYWLKHLDRLIENDLDRTLAAESLGRRHWQVLNSLHTEPGTVADLDRRLAAFLEEDEPSVAPVVDELRARGWIDGLVALSLSAQGEAAHDALFEKVQGARRRLAQGISAEEYRATVDVLERMAANLERG from the coding sequence TTGTCCGACCTACCGATCGGCTACTGGCTCAAACACCTGGACCGGCTCATCGAGAACGACCTCGACCGCACCCTGGCAGCCGAGTCCCTGGGGCGCCGCCACTGGCAGGTGCTCAACTCCCTGCACACGGAACCGGGCACGGTCGCCGACCTGGACCGCAGGCTGGCCGCCTTCCTGGAGGAGGACGAGCCCTCGGTCGCCCCCGTCGTGGACGAACTGCGCGCACGCGGCTGGATCGACGGTCTGGTCGCCCTGTCCCTGTCGGCGCAGGGCGAGGCCGCGCACGACGCGCTCTTCGAGAAGGTGCAGGGCGCGCGCCGCCGACTGGCCCAGGGCATCAGCGCCGAGGAGTACCGCGCCACCGTCGACGTGCTGGAGCGGATGGCCGCCAACCTCGAACGCGGCTGA
- a CDS encoding macro domain-containing protein — MSPSSPDTAPPGLRFVRGDATSPQAAGPKVIAHVCNDRGGWGKGFVLALSKRWPEPERDYRAWHSKRADNDFGLGAVRLVRVKPDVWVANMVAQHGVRRGSGGPPVRYGAIADCLRALAPQVLELEATVHMPRIGCGLAGGRWERVQPLVESELLARGVRVTVYDTGS; from the coding sequence ATGTCCCCTTCGTCCCCTGACACGGCACCGCCGGGCCTGCGCTTCGTCCGCGGCGACGCCACCAGCCCGCAGGCCGCCGGACCCAAGGTCATCGCCCATGTGTGCAACGACCGCGGCGGCTGGGGCAAGGGCTTCGTGCTGGCCCTGTCCAAGCGCTGGCCCGAGCCCGAGCGCGACTACCGGGCCTGGCACAGCAAGCGGGCCGACAACGACTTCGGACTGGGCGCGGTGCGCCTGGTCCGGGTCAAGCCCGACGTGTGGGTGGCCAACATGGTGGCCCAGCACGGGGTCCGGCGCGGCAGCGGCGGACCGCCCGTCCGCTACGGGGCGATCGCCGACTGCCTGCGCGCCCTGGCCCCGCAGGTCCTGGAACTGGAGGCCACCGTGCACATGCCCCGGATCGGTTGCGGACTGGCGGGCGGCAGGTGGGAGCGGGTCCAACCCCTCGTCGAGTCGGAACTGCTCGCCCGCGGCGTGCGGGTGACCGTCTACGACACCGGTTCCTAG
- a CDS encoding helix-turn-helix domain-containing protein, producing MDHELDQALDSVGPRLRALRRQRETTLTDLSATTGISVSTLSRLETGDRRPTLELLLPLAKAHGVSLDELVDAPPTGDPRVHLRPVTNNGMTMIPLTRRAGGIQAFKMVLPGGGVRSEPDPQTHEGYEWLYVLNGRLRVVLGEHDLVLGPGEAAEFDTRVPHWFGTADQESVEILSLFGRQGERAHLRARPKARRSSGDSDQESG from the coding sequence ATGGACCACGAACTCGACCAGGCCCTCGACAGCGTCGGGCCCCGCTTGCGGGCTCTGCGGCGGCAGCGCGAGACCACCCTGACCGACCTGTCCGCGACGACCGGCATCTCGGTGAGCACCCTGTCCCGGTTGGAGACCGGCGACCGCCGGCCCACCCTGGAACTCCTGCTCCCCCTGGCCAAGGCGCACGGCGTCTCGCTCGACGAACTCGTGGACGCCCCGCCCACGGGCGACCCGCGCGTCCACCTGCGCCCGGTCACGAACAACGGCATGACGATGATCCCCCTGACCCGCCGGGCAGGAGGAATCCAGGCCTTCAAGATGGTCCTGCCGGGCGGGGGCGTCCGATCCGAACCCGACCCCCAGACCCATGAGGGCTACGAGTGGCTCTACGTCCTCAACGGGCGGCTGCGGGTCGTCCTGGGCGAGCACGACCTGGTGCTCGGCCCGGGCGAGGCGGCCGAGTTCGACACCCGCGTGCCGCACTGGTTCGGCACCGCCGACCAGGAGTCGGTGGAGATCCTCAGCCTCTTCGGCCGCCAGGGCGAGCGGGCCCACCTGCGCGCCCGCCCCAAGGCCAGGCGCTCGTCCGGGGACTCCGACCAGGAATCCGGCTAG